The following are encoded in a window of Candidatus Brocadiia bacterium genomic DNA:
- a CDS encoding DUF1629 domain-containing protein, producing the protein MNYYQVVDDDMPGILVTDKEDFYGFDEWELTRIKFIDNWNPKITLYSCYDGRPQAAWSHSSWEVASPELIKAFKDADIQGIQWLPLRIIRMDGKELKGFHAINILNSFSAYDVVDFPMCYPPATKKIKDLWHIVRYAFYEDKIKQFDIFRLKEKKLWVFVSQKIKDIFKKNRFDGWGFTKVPTT; encoded by the coding sequence ATGAATTATTATCAGGTAGTAGATGATGATATGCCCGGGATATTAGTTACTGACAAAGAGGATTTCTATGGATTTGATGAGTGGGAGCTTACTCGTATTAAATTCATTGATAACTGGAACCCTAAAATAACCCTATATTCCTGTTATGATGGACGACCTCAGGCTGCATGGTCTCACTCTTCATGGGAAGTAGCCTCCCCGGAATTAATCAAGGCATTCAAGGATGCGGATATTCAGGGAATACAGTGGCTCCCTCTGCGTATCATAAGGATGGATGGCAAAGAACTTAAAGGGTTCCACGCGATTAATATCCTTAATTCTTTCAGCGCCTACGATGTGGTTGATTTTCCCATGTGTTACCCTCCGGCCACCAAGAAAATTAAAGATTTATGGCATATTGTGCGGTATGCTTTTTATGAAGACAAAATAAAACAATTTGATATCTTTAGATTAAAAGAAAAAAAACTATGGGTATTTGTATCACAGAAGATTAAGGATATATTCAAGAAGAACCGATTTGACGGATGGGGTTTTACCAAAGTGCCAACCACGTAA
- the lpxD gene encoding UDP-3-O-(3-hydroxymyristoyl)glucosamine N-acyltransferase: METTVDKLARLVEGNVISGDESVVIRGINGIKEAQTGDITFLANTKYVPLLKTTQASAVLVPAGQAGGLKSSAAKNLCLIAVANPDLAFIKIAGYFKPSDMKFPEGIHASVVVGKNVRIAPSSSVGAYAVLESGATVGDQTIIYPHVYVGHNTSIGKNTVIYPNVSIREGCVIGDNVIIHSGVVIGSDGFGFTQVRGRHCKIPQLGSVVIEDDVEIGANCTIDRARFDKTIIRKGTKIDNIVHIAHNVEIGENCILLAGVVIAGSVRIGNNVIIAGHAGVAGHLTVGDNAVIAAKSGVVKNVPANTMVSGFPARPHKEQLREQALLSKLINKSRK; encoded by the coding sequence ATGGAGACCACGGTTGATAAATTAGCCCGGCTGGTCGAAGGCAATGTTATCAGCGGCGACGAATCCGTTGTTATCCGCGGCATCAACGGCATCAAGGAAGCCCAAACCGGCGACATCACCTTTTTGGCCAACACCAAATATGTGCCATTGCTCAAAACCACCCAGGCATCGGCCGTGCTGGTGCCGGCCGGACAGGCAGGCGGGCTCAAATCATCGGCCGCCAAAAACCTCTGCCTCATTGCCGTGGCCAATCCTGACCTGGCTTTCATCAAGATAGCAGGTTATTTCAAGCCTAGTGATATGAAATTTCCCGAAGGCATTCACGCCTCTGTCGTAGTCGGTAAGAATGTTCGGATTGCTCCGTCTTCTTCAGTCGGCGCCTATGCCGTGCTCGAGTCTGGCGCAACGGTGGGCGACCAGACCATAATATATCCTCACGTCTACGTCGGGCATAATACCAGCATCGGTAAGAATACCGTCATCTATCCCAACGTCTCTATCCGCGAGGGCTGCGTCATCGGCGACAATGTTATTATTCATAGTGGAGTGGTCATCGGCTCGGACGGTTTCGGCTTTACCCAGGTTCGAGGACGGCATTGTAAGATACCCCAGCTGGGCAGCGTGGTCATCGAGGATGACGTCGAAATCGGAGCCAATTGCACCATCGACCGCGCCCGCTTTGATAAAACCATCATCCGCAAGGGCACCAAGATAGATAATATTGTTCACATCGCTCACAACGTCGAAATTGGCGAGAACTGCATCCTGCTGGCCGGCGTGGTCATTGCCGGCAGCGTTCGTATCGGCAATAACGTCATCATCGCCGGGCACGCCGGCGTGGCCGGACACCTGACCGTCGGCGACAACGCCGTCATCGCCGCTAAATCAGGAGTGGTCAAGAACGTCCCGGCCAACACCATGGTCTCGGGCTTCCCGGCCCGGCCGCACAAGGAACAGCTCCGCGAACAGGCGTTGCTTAGTAAACTGATAAATAAGTCCAGGAAGTAG
- a CDS encoding OmpH family outer membrane protein, translated as MKNGYLKSKLWTLGIVAAIVLAAFLGIFCQSVVPQGNAEPVADSAAEPVSPTDVAPVPLPEPVKPLPAKTVEGLTLKIGVVNVQAVFDKYNRTSEYTKIMENERRRLELKLEDLKKEIQTLQEEIQMLDVNSELRAEKQLYLKGKISEYENRVEAGNKLLQKKRDEHIMKIYKEIKEVISNYAMENGYTLIFKIDPTLNEAEATANASEQVNLRAVIYAHPSLDITNIIIKVLNKE; from the coding sequence ATGAAAAACGGTTATTTAAAAAGTAAGTTATGGACATTGGGTATAGTTGCGGCCATAGTGCTGGCCGCGTTCCTGGGCATATTCTGCCAGAGTGTTGTTCCTCAGGGTAACGCCGAACCGGTTGCCGATTCCGCCGCCGAGCCGGTATCGCCCACCGATGTCGCGCCGGTGCCCCTGCCTGAACCGGTTAAGCCTCTTCCGGCCAAGACCGTCGAAGGACTAACCCTTAAAATCGGCGTGGTTAACGTCCAGGCCGTTTTCGACAAGTACAACCGCACCTCAGAATACACCAAGATAATGGAAAACGAACGCCGGCGTCTGGAACTCAAGCTCGAAGACCTTAAAAAGGAAATCCAAACCCTTCAGGAGGAAATCCAGATGCTCGACGTCAACTCCGAGCTCCGGGCCGAGAAACAGCTTTACCTCAAGGGTAAAATTTCCGAATACGAAAACCGGGTTGAAGCCGGCAATAAGCTTCTCCAGAAGAAGCGCGACGAGCACATAATGAAGATATATAAGGAGATAAAAGAGGTTATCTCCAACTATGCTATGGAAAACGGCTATACCCTGATATTCAAAATAGACCCGACCCTGAACGAGGCCGAGGCCACAGCCAACGCTTCGGAGCAGGTCAATCTTCGGGCCGTTATTTACGCCCATCCGTCGCTGGATATTACCAACATCATAATCAAGGTGCTTAATAAGGAATAG
- the bamA gene encoding outer membrane protein assembly factor BamA, protein MKNNFLNIILVGCLTVVSFLVYGEVGNPPPVTPTPAAPVELSRPVTPESSAPVSPTVSAPVKQTASEESEKKQIIDIEITGLKKLNHDAVMSKVQTRTGDVFSNERFDADIRRLSESGFFTKVNWSTAIVEGGVKIIITVEETANIYKINFEGIKSISLSLIEKEMKLRVDGPLDTAALKSDENLISQKYKEAGYHFAEVSTVIGDGEKGKIVTFSIREGPYVRVRNVVINGNASFPVYHALLFFPKHPILGLMNTRAHHWYSPAPYQEKELYLDLERIKTFYRGDGWQDVEAFIEDVKFTEARDWVTVTVRIEEGLRYYVRNISVSGNTIVKTDEIMPKIRSKTAQPYQIKFISQDIQMIKTLYGKSGYIDCNVDIRTLFPSPAGTIDIIYDVSEGVPSYLGKVSISGNVKTREKVIRREMTINPGDLMDYGELRTSLDRIGATRYFQKLDYEIEQTDKPDIKNLHIKVEEGPTGQLRLGGGYSSNYGFGGILEFSQDNFDLSRTPDSFGDFFSSKSFAGGGQSLRIYWQPGVTTSQSGIQFTEPYLFNKPVELSVRYSDFHRNWIDYNEARVGGSLLLAYRMGKHWKIGGGPRFEDIYINEIESSAPAVIHQMSGASQIRAVNAFFEEDYRDSWLVPSSGYRWRLSDEVSGGGLGGDFNFTKRSLSLEAYTTPAEVSNNRKIILGGLLRTAQIQEFGDSGDVPPFERLYAGGYSSIRGFGFHSVSPKDDGVAVGGKVMATLNNELTYPLYSEDMYSDRPLDIVRFLLFYDIGNAAERWSELTWDTYRTSWGFGFRFQLGMIPISLSMAYPIKHQPDDDLQRIQLDLGFGF, encoded by the coding sequence ATGAAGAACAATTTCCTTAATATTATTCTGGTTGGATGCCTGACCGTCGTTAGTTTTTTAGTCTACGGCGAGGTCGGTAATCCTCCGCCGGTGACACCCACGCCGGCAGCTCCGGTTGAGTTGTCCCGTCCGGTGACGCCCGAATCGTCCGCGCCGGTTTCGCCGACCGTTAGCGCGCCGGTAAAACAGACCGCTTCTGAAGAGTCTGAGAAGAAACAGATTATAGATATAGAAATAACCGGACTGAAGAAACTTAATCACGACGCGGTTATGTCCAAAGTCCAGACCCGCACAGGAGACGTTTTTTCTAATGAGCGCTTTGATGCCGATATCCGCCGACTTTCGGAAAGCGGATTTTTCACCAAGGTTAACTGGAGTACTGCTATCGTTGAGGGCGGCGTTAAGATAATCATTACCGTCGAAGAAACCGCTAATATCTATAAGATAAACTTTGAAGGCATCAAAAGCATATCACTCAGCCTGATTGAAAAAGAAATGAAGCTTCGGGTTGACGGTCCGCTGGATACGGCTGCGCTCAAAAGTGACGAAAACCTGATCAGTCAGAAATACAAAGAGGCCGGATACCATTTCGCCGAGGTATCAACCGTTATCGGCGACGGCGAAAAAGGGAAAATTGTCACTTTTTCCATCCGTGAAGGGCCTTATGTCCGGGTTCGAAATGTTGTCATCAACGGCAATGCTTCATTCCCGGTTTATCACGCGTTGCTGTTTTTCCCCAAGCATCCGATACTTGGGCTGATGAACACCCGCGCCCACCACTGGTACAGCCCGGCGCCGTACCAGGAAAAGGAGCTCTACCTGGACCTGGAAAGAATCAAGACATTCTACCGGGGCGACGGCTGGCAGGATGTTGAGGCGTTTATCGAAGATGTCAAGTTCACCGAAGCCAGGGATTGGGTCACCGTGACTGTTCGTATCGAGGAGGGACTCCGTTACTATGTCCGTAATATTTCGGTGTCCGGGAATACCATCGTCAAGACCGATGAAATTATGCCCAAAATCAGGTCCAAAACCGCCCAGCCTTACCAGATAAAATTCATATCCCAGGATATCCAGATGATAAAAACATTGTACGGCAAATCCGGATACATCGATTGCAATGTGGATATTCGGACTCTTTTCCCGTCGCCGGCCGGTACGATAGACATTATTTACGACGTGTCCGAAGGTGTGCCCAGTTATCTGGGTAAGGTATCCATCAGCGGCAACGTTAAGACTCGTGAAAAGGTCATTCGCCGTGAAATGACTATCAACCCGGGCGACCTGATGGACTACGGTGAACTCCGGACCAGCCTGGACCGAATCGGCGCCACCCGCTATTTCCAGAAGTTGGATTACGAAATCGAGCAGACCGACAAGCCCGATATCAAGAACCTTCATATCAAGGTTGAGGAAGGTCCAACCGGCCAGCTCCGGCTGGGCGGTGGCTACAGTTCCAACTACGGTTTTGGCGGCATACTTGAATTCTCCCAGGACAATTTTGATTTATCGCGCACGCCCGACAGTTTCGGTGACTTCTTTTCCAGTAAGTCATTCGCCGGCGGCGGTCAATCGCTTCGGATTTACTGGCAACCCGGCGTTACTACCAGCCAGAGCGGCATACAGTTTACCGAACCGTACCTGTTTAATAAGCCGGTGGAATTATCAGTTCGTTACTCGGATTTCCACCGTAATTGGATAGACTACAACGAAGCCCGGGTGGGTGGCAGTTTGCTTTTGGCTTACCGCATGGGTAAGCACTGGAAAATCGGCGGCGGCCCGCGTTTTGAGGATATTTATATTAATGAAATAGAATCGTCGGCTCCGGCCGTTATTCACCAGATGTCCGGTGCCTCGCAAATCAGGGCGGTAAACGCTTTCTTTGAAGAGGACTATCGCGACAGCTGGTTAGTTCCCTCGTCAGGTTACCGCTGGCGCCTTTCCGACGAGGTTTCCGGCGGCGGGCTGGGTGGCGATTTTAATTTTACCAAGCGCAGTCTGTCGCTTGAGGCTTACACCACCCCGGCCGAAGTATCCAATAACCGGAAAATCATCCTGGGCGGGTTGTTGCGCACCGCGCAAATACAGGAGTTCGGCGATTCCGGCGACGTCCCGCCGTTCGAGCGGCTTTACGCCGGCGGCTACAGCAGCATCCGCGGATTCGGCTTCCACAGCGTCAGCCCCAAAGACGACGGTGTGGCCGTCGGCGGCAAGGTTATGGCCACTCTTAATAATGAGTTGACCTACCCGCTTTACAGTGAGGATATGTACTCGGACCGGCCGCTTGATATTGTCCGGTTTCTGCTCTTTTACGACATAGGCAATGCGGCCGAACGCTGGAGCGAATTGACCTGGGATACCTACCGGACATCCTGGGGCTTCGGTTTCAGGTTCCAGCTGGGTATGATACCGATATCGTTGAGTATGGCTTATCCGATAAAACACCAGCCCGATGACGACCTCCAGCGGATTCAGCTGGATCTGGGCTTCGGGTTCTAA
- the dnaB gene encoding replicative DNA helicase yields the protein MVTTITSTPALGVDYQQPYDLAAEAALLGSLLMDNNIMGEVSELVRPLSFYDSRHLIIFETMRDLYDRRQPFDIIMLRDEIQKKHSLEKIGGAEMLVAITESVATPANALYYAKIVREKYILRQIITVCTDLLRKAAQAKVDSENLLNDAEQQMLNIAFEKDKGSSSSITDILTRVYDTIDKYREQKMITGLSTGLTRLDEYIGGLQPSQFIIVAGRPGTGKSSFALKLMENIGLKENKPLVLYTLEVTAEQVVQNLICMDSRVSSGQLRKGMISNEEHTRILHSCARYHETKIFVDDTSGLSVFELRNRVRRLKVQHDIQLVMVDYLQLMRWEDADNREREIAYVSSSLKALAKELKIPVVAMAQLSREPERRDISKQHPKPRISDLRESGALEQDADVILLLYRDEMYNPDDDRVKNRCEILIGKQRNGPSGIPINVAFLKEYFRFENPSDEEQFP from the coding sequence ATGGTCACGACAATAACATCTACCCCTGCGCTGGGTGTTGACTACCAGCAGCCTTACGACCTTGCGGCCGAAGCGGCCCTGTTGGGTTCACTTCTGATGGACAATAATATCATGGGCGAGGTTAGCGAACTAGTCCGGCCTCTCAGCTTCTACGACAGCCGCCACCTGATTATTTTCGAGACTATGCGTGACCTCTATGACCGTCGCCAGCCTTTTGATATCATCATGCTTAGGGACGAAATTCAGAAGAAGCACAGCCTGGAGAAAATCGGCGGCGCCGAGATGCTTGTGGCCATCACCGAATCGGTAGCCACTCCGGCTAACGCGCTTTATTACGCCAAGATCGTTCGTGAAAAATATATCCTTAGGCAGATTATTACCGTTTGTACGGATTTGCTCAGGAAAGCGGCACAGGCAAAAGTTGATTCGGAAAACCTTCTTAACGACGCTGAACAGCAGATGCTTAACATAGCCTTCGAAAAAGACAAGGGGTCTTCATCCAGCATAACTGATATTCTTACTCGTGTTTATGATACGATTGATAAATATCGGGAACAGAAAATGATTACCGGTCTGTCCACCGGTCTAACCAGGCTAGACGAATATATCGGAGGCCTCCAGCCCAGTCAGTTCATTATTGTGGCCGGCCGCCCGGGCACGGGTAAATCCAGCTTCGCGTTGAAATTGATGGAAAACATTGGCTTAAAGGAGAATAAGCCGCTGGTTTTATATACGCTTGAGGTAACCGCCGAGCAGGTCGTCCAGAACTTGATTTGTATGGATAGCCGGGTCAGCAGCGGCCAACTGCGCAAGGGGATGATCAGCAACGAAGAGCACACGCGCATTTTACATTCCTGTGCCCGTTACCATGAAACAAAGATATTTGTGGACGATACCTCAGGGCTATCCGTATTTGAACTGCGCAACCGGGTGCGTCGGCTTAAGGTTCAACACGACATCCAGTTAGTCATGGTTGATTACCTGCAATTAATGCGCTGGGAGGACGCCGACAACCGCGAGCGCGAAATCGCCTATGTTTCCAGTTCGCTTAAAGCCCTGGCCAAAGAACTCAAGATCCCGGTTGTGGCTATGGCCCAGCTCAGCCGCGAGCCCGAACGCCGTGACATCAGCAAGCAGCATCCCAAGCCTAGGATTTCGGATCTGCGTGAATCTGGCGCCCTGGAACAGGACGCCGATGTTATTCTCCTGCTTTACCGTGACGAAATGTACAACCCCGATGATGATAGAGTTAAGAATCGCTGCGAAATACTCATTGGCAAACAACGTAACGGCCCGAGCGGGATACCCATCAATGTGGCTTTCCTTAAGGAATATTTCAGATTTGAGAATCCATCCGATGAAGAACAATTTCCTTAA
- the rplI gene encoding 50S ribosomal protein L9 — translation MEVLLWQDINRLGKRGSVVNVSDGYAHNYLFPRRLASLPSKENVREMENEKKRFVRTQEDAKVKTGEIAGQIEQASCTIEVKANEEGGLFGSVSPQLIVDALIHEGITGVTPQMIELETPIKELGVYRAKVNLCEGVSAVCRLWVVEEHLTEKKGSDKGAK, via the coding sequence ATGGAAGTTTTACTCTGGCAGGATATCAACAGATTAGGGAAGCGCGGCAGCGTGGTCAACGTCTCGGATGGGTATGCACATAATTATTTATTCCCCCGGCGTTTGGCCAGTTTGCCCAGCAAAGAAAATGTCCGCGAAATGGAAAACGAGAAAAAGCGTTTTGTCCGTACCCAGGAAGACGCCAAAGTTAAGACGGGCGAAATCGCCGGACAGATTGAACAGGCATCATGCACTATCGAGGTCAAGGCTAACGAAGAAGGCGGTCTTTTCGGTTCGGTTTCTCCACAGCTTATCGTGGATGCCCTGATTCATGAGGGCATTACCGGCGTTACCCCCCAGATGATTGAACTGGAGACCCCGATAAAAGAGTTGGGCGTCTACAGAGCTAAGGTTAATCTGTGCGAGGGTGTTTCCGCCGTTTGCCGCCTGTGGGTGGTCGAGGAACATTTGACTGAAAAGAAAGGCTCAGATAAGGGTGCGAAGTAA
- the rpsR gene encoding 30S ribosomal protein S18, whose protein sequence is MRTGVRCRLCRSKTATVDYKDLQLLQKLCTLQGKIMSRKRSGSCIKHQRQIQNAIKLARFMALLPYIA, encoded by the coding sequence ATGAGAACCGGCGTGCGTTGTCGGTTATGCCGAAGCAAGACCGCAACGGTTGATTACAAAGATTTGCAACTGCTCCAGAAATTGTGTACGCTTCAGGGAAAAATTATGTCGCGTAAGCGTTCTGGGAGTTGCATTAAGCACCAACGCCAAATTCAGAATGCGATCAAGCTTGCCCGTTTTATGGCGTTATTGCCGTATATAGCTTAG